The sequence CGATCTACGACGAGTTCATGGCCGTCGTGATGAAGAAAGTCCTGCAGATCAAGCGCGGCGATCCGCTGGACACCGACACCATGGTCGGCGCGCAGGCGTCCGAGCAGCAATTCGACAAGATTCTTTCGTACCTGGAAATTGCCAAGGGCGAAGGCGCCGAGCTGCTGACCGGCGGCAAAGTGGAAAAACTCGAGGGCAATCTGTCGACCGGTTATTACATCCAGCCGACCCTGCTCAAAGGCACCAACAAGATGCGCGTGTTCCAGGAAGAGATCTTCGGCCCGGTGGTGAGCATCACCACGTTCAAGGACGAAGCCGAAGCCCTGGCCATCGCCAACGACACCGAGTTCGGCCTCGGCGCCGGCCTGTGGACCCGCGACATCAACCGCGCCTACCGCATGGGCCGCGCGATCAAGGCCGGTCGCGTGTGGACCAACTGCTACCACCTGTACCCGGCGCATGCCGCGTTTGGCGGGTACAAGAAGTCTGGCGTGGGCCGTGAAACCCACAAGATGATGCTCGATCACTATCAGCAGACGAAAAACCTGCTGGTGAGCTACGACATCAATCCGTTGGGCTTTTTCTAAACCTGCAGCACTGATCGTTCCCACGCTCTGCGTGGGAATGCCGCCCGGGACGCTCCGCGTCCCGCCAAAGCCGAACGCAGAGCGTCCGTTGAGGCATTCCCACGCAGAGCGTGGGGACGATCATGCTACCCACCGGCAAAAAAGCCGGGCCAATACAACAATAAGAAAGGTAAACCCTATGCCTAGCGAATCCCCGGCTGGCGCTCCGGCGACCGGCGCCTCCGTCGACTTTGAAAAAGTCGGATCGGATTACTTTCAACAACGCGAACTGAAAAAAGGTGCCGCCGGCTGGGTACTGCTGGTGGGTCTGGGCGTTGCCTACGTGATTTCCGGTGACTATGCCGGCTGGAACTTCGGTCTCGCTCAGGGTGGCTGGGGCGGCATGTTCCTGGCGACGCTGCTGATGGCCACTATGTACCTGTGCATGTGCTTTTCTCTGGCCGAATTGTCTTCGATGATCCCCACCGCTGGCGGTGGCTACGGTTTTGCCCGCAGTGCATTCGGGCCGTGGGGCGGGTTTCTCACCGGCACCGCGATCCTCATCGAATACGCCATTGCCCCTGCGGCTATCGCGGTGTTTATCGGTGCCTACTGCGAATCGCTGTTCGGCATCGGCGGCTGGATGATCTATCTGGCCTTCTACATCATTTTCATTGCCATCCACATTTTCGGGGTCGGCGAAGCGCTCAAGCTGATGTTTGTCATCACCGCCATCGCCGCGCTGGCGCTGGGGGTGTTTCTGGTGGCCATGGTGCCGCACTTCGACGTCGCCAACCTGCTCGACATTCCGGTCACCGCCGCAGCGGGCGCCAGTCCGTTTCTGCCATTTGGCTATGTCGGCGTCTGGGCGGCGATACCCTATGCGATCTGGTTCTTCCTTGCTGTTGAAGGCGTGCCGCTGGCCGCCGAGGAAACCAAGAACCCCAAACGTGACCTGCCGCGCGGCTTGATCGGCGCCATGTTGGTGCTGCTCATGTTTGCCCTGCTGATTCTGATCGTCGGCCCCGGCGGTGCGGGCGCCAACTCGCTGCTGACCTCCGGTAACCCGTTGGTCGAAGCCTTGAGCAAAGCCTACGG comes from Pseudomonas sp. RU47 and encodes:
- the eat gene encoding ethanolamine permease, whose amino-acid sequence is MPSESPAGAPATGASVDFEKVGSDYFQQRELKKGAAGWVLLVGLGVAYVISGDYAGWNFGLAQGGWGGMFLATLLMATMYLCMCFSLAELSSMIPTAGGGYGFARSAFGPWGGFLTGTAILIEYAIAPAAIAVFIGAYCESLFGIGGWMIYLAFYIIFIAIHIFGVGEALKLMFVITAIAALALGVFLVAMVPHFDVANLLDIPVTAAAGASPFLPFGYVGVWAAIPYAIWFFLAVEGVPLAAEETKNPKRDLPRGLIGAMLVLLMFALLILIVGPGGAGANSLLTSGNPLVEALSKAYGGSTWMGSFVNLVGLAGLIASFFSIIYAYSRQIFALSRAGYLPRKLSETNKSKAPVLALVIPGIIGFGLSLTGQGDLLILVAVFGATISYVLMMAAHITLRIRRPKMDRPYRTPGGIFTSGVALVLACIAVVAGFLVDPRVVIGAAVIYGVLIAYFAFYSRHHLVAGTPEEEFAAIQKAEQALH